The genomic DNA ACAATTGTCAAGTTCGTCAATAATGCCATCGTTATCCGTGTCGGGAAAACCTTCGTCCACCTGTCCATCACAATTATTGTCGATATTGTCGGCAATTTCCAACTGTTCAGGATTGATATTCACCTGCTGATCATCGCAATCTCCAGCCCGCGCCACATAGCCAACTGGGGCGATGCAATCCTGCAGGTTGGTGGCAGGGTCGTCCACTCCATAGCCATCATTGTCCTTGTCTACATACCATATCGGGATTTGCTGGTCTGGGTTGGGAGCGTCTGGGCAGGTGTCGATATCATCGGTAATGCCGTCGCCATCCTGATCGTCATCCTCCACATTTTCATCAATTTTAACGATGAGAGGGTTTGAGCTCTTCAGGGGCTGTCCGTCCTGATCCACAAGTGTCGCCATGATGAAAAAGAAGCCTTCGTTATCGTTCTCAGGAAATAGATCGACCTCAATGGCGACGTTTCCATTGCTAAGGGTGCCGAAAAATTGGTTCACGGCAATGATCGTATTGGCTTCGTAAGCAGCGAAAGGAAGATTGGTATTGGCAGGCTGATATTGGCCTCCCTGTAAAATGGTCAGTTCATATTTTGCATTGGGAGTGCCGGCGATACTGATGGTTTGTGCACTGCTGAAACGGGTTACCGGACTGCTCGGGTCGTTGTTAAGTCCAATGGTAACAGCCTGCTGGGGGCTTATCGGTAACTTTGCCCATGCACCTGCAAGGGTGTTTTTGCGCGCTGCCAACTTAGCCATCTGGCTGCTGCCGTCGCTATACATAACCGTAACGGTAGCCCCGATAAGTTCCATGCCTGAAACACTTCCGGTATCGTTCGGGCCGGGGGCAGGCAAACCTTTAATGCTTCGTGGATCGACATCCACAGAAAAGAAACTGCTTTCCTGGGGTTCAAAATTATTGTAATTGACCGTCATGACAAGGTAGCCGTCTTCATCGCTGCCATTTGCAAAGGAGGCATCCTGAACTCCCGCTTGGTTTGCAGGGTCGTCGTTGGTGAAATCTTTGGCAACAAGGTCTCCTGCTTTTCCTGCAGGGTCGAAAACCATCCCTTGAACCAATGCGGTGGAGAGGTCGATGCGCACACTGCTGATGTTTTGGTTATCAGCCGACAAATTGGTGATGGCAAATGAGTTGGAGCTGTAAGTGGAACCGAGAAGCTTGTTTTTGATATTGTCTTCCCTGTGAATTTCAATCAGGCAGGATTGTGCTGATAAACAATGGGTAATGAGGGTGATCAGCAATAGAGAAAAGGCAATTCGGACAGTAGTTATTTTTATCATTTGAGCTCCCAGTTAGGTTCTGTTGGGATAACTAAGTTGCCTTCTTAGTGTTAAGATATCTCTATTTTTTGTTTGTTTATTCGATGCTTATGAATATGAAGTATTGAGATTTTAATTTTTAAATATCATATACTGATATTATGAAGCAGGCTTCCTGTCATTTCAGCAAGCCCGCTGAAGCAAATATCCTATTTACGGTATTTGCCAATTTTATCCTCAATCGATACATCAGCCGATCTGCGGGTCTGAATTTTGATGTTAGTGATGATTTGCTCGGCTCCTGCCGCATAACAAGCTTGTTGCACTTGCTTTACCAATGCCATTACTTCATCATAAGGCCCTTCGATAACGGTCTCAAAAGGACAAACCTCATAGGTCAAGCCTGAATTTTGAATGGCTTCAATGCCGGCATCTACCAAGGTATAAGGGTGGATGTCTTTTGCTGAAGGCAGTACCTGAACAGCAACGTTTACGATATTTTCCATGTGATTCTATTGTTTGAGGTAAATATCGAAGGTTTATTGTTGTGATGGTAGCTAAGGGCACTCTTTTTTAAAGTTTTGAAGTGGCCTGTTGAAAATACGCCATCATTCCAATTAAAAACATGATTTCTACCGCCGTAGGGAAGTTGCATGCAACGTCCGTACCGATAGGCACAAAAATATTCGACAGCTTAGCGACGCAACCCGTAAATAATCCCTGCTATTTATATGCGAAACCCTTCTGAAAAAATAATGAAAAGTGATCTCAGATTGACGAAATAAAA from Persicobacter psychrovividus includes the following:
- a CDS encoding thiamine-binding protein, whose protein sequence is MENIVNVAVQVLPSAKDIHPYTLVDAGIEAIQNSGLTYEVCPFETVIEGPYDEVMALVKQVQQACYAAGAEQIITNIKIQTRRSADVSIEDKIGKYRK